The nucleotide window TTTCTTTATATGAGTCCTgatgaatttaaatatttctcaaatagcAATGATAATAACTATTCCAAGAATtatagaaatttaaaattttaattaaaattaacagaaaattttattttatatttaaaacttcaaattaaagcaaatatatatatatatatataaaatattgagTTCTCTCTTTGTTACAACTAGTGACCTTCTCAGAGTTTCAAAGAGACTTGGAGAGCTTGCTCTTCTAGACTGCTTGCTCTTGGGGAGGACAAAAAAGTGGGGAGGTTTGCTCTTATTTACTCTTGGGGAGTCTATTGGAGATGCGAGAACTGAAACTGAAGCCTGAAACAAATAAAAATGCCAGCTCAAAGAACAAGCTCCGAAGCAAAGAAGGAGTGTCTTCTAAATGCATGGCAGCTTAGAGATGTCGCTGAAACTAATTTTGGATGAGAGAATAACGTAACAAGATTGTTATTGTTGTGATTAAAGCAAGTACTTTTGGCATCTACATTTTGGAAGACGAGATGAGATGAGAAACATCAATACCGATATGGATATATGAAAACAGTGTATTTTCAGATGACTATTTTCAAGAAATCAGCAAGCAAAGTACTAATTTACCAGTAGGAAGTTTTAACAAccggatttttttttaataaaatatttttaattaaactatTAATCTATTTCCATTTTATTCATTGTGTTAAATTActattttcataataatatattgttttaaattatgaatattattttacagttattactattactattattattttaaattgttatttgtattattgttattattaaattcaattagagttGTTTAAGATCAAATTATATTATATGTAAAaaagaataattaaatttttttagagTATTGTTACTATTATTATTACCAAAGTTTTATTTAATCTAAATATAATAATAGTAGTTTGGACCTATTTGAAGAGAGAAAAAGGACTTAGGTGAATAAGCTAGAAAAGTTCAGGGAcctataatgtaattaaaagtaaaaaaagaaaaaaaaaacgtgTGTAGCTCTCCCCTCACTGCCTACTCTCTTCTTTCCCCCTCCCcaacttcttcttttttttttttttttctcttcagccAACATCAACCCTTCACCACCGACGATGACTCCAGCAACACCTGCACAATCGGTCGATGGCGGAGCAATGTAGAACGACAATGAACAATAGCTAGCCAGTGAGaaaacaagagagagagagagagagagagagagagagagagagagagagagagagagagagaggagcagCGACTTTCCAATGCCGATTTTCGACAATTTCGGTGGCTATTCAGTGTAAGGTCACCAGCGCTAGAATCCTTGAGCCATAGGTGTTCTTTTGGGACCTTCCTTGTTGGTTTTTATGGAGTTTTTTGGTGAGAGAGACGAGAAAGAAACAATACATTTTCAATGAGATTTCGGCCAATCCAAAGAAACAATACATTTTCAATGAGATTTCGGCCAATCCAACTGTCGGATCGACGATCAAAGACCACAGATAGACTTAGAGCGACTATATCTTTGAGATTGGACCAACCCTGCTCTAATCGGATATCCTTTGGAAAGGCGATTGTCAGATGGTCTAgattaagatttttgagttttttcGATGcctgtaaattaaatataattatatgataattattaacaatttatgaGTTTCGTTCAGATGTAATCAGATTGGCAATAGCTTACTGGCGTCTGGGGCCAAGTTTCTGACCTAATTCGGATGCCTAGCGGTTCCTCCCGAAATATAATCAATATTACTGTCATTTCCAGTATTTTCAGACGTTCCGGATGCATTCCAGGTAGTAGAATTTGCAAAGATAATTCCGAACTCAAAGTTGTATAGTTTTTGCTATGGTTGAGCTAGTTGataaaatttgtaaaatattCCTGGTTGAGTGTAACGAAGTAAAATGAATTTAGATAATATAAGGACGATATACAGGACCTCCagaaatattttcataatttttaatgtactaaaaataattatttgaattgtagagGAGTTAGGGACCCAGATTGGAGACTAGACGTTTGAACCTAGATTAGGTTTCTTATAAACCCCAGATGGGCATTATAATTAttgttgtgggcctgaggccCTGTGTGCTGTTATTGTTGCATTTTCTTGCAGGGGGGTTAGGTCCAATTATAAGGGAGactctataaaaatttcggcaaaacCTTAGGAATTATTTTtacttctttaattaaattaattagttaattctgTCAATAAATTTGATAAAGGTCAATGTGTCTGTATAGGTGATCGGTGTCGGCTAGCCTTTTTTCTCTCCAGCTAGACTAGCTACAATCGAGTCGATCAGTCTGTGagttagatattaattatttttgtaatttcaatattaattttatatatctgACATACTcatgtattttataaatatttaattatgcacataaatagttaatatattaataGCATTCTGCTGGCTGCATATTCAATTATTGTTATTTATTAGTGATTGTCACCCTGATGATAATTTGGAGCTAGGTATGTTATATTTATATGGTATATACGGACATGAATTGGATGGGTAGTCGCAGCTTGAGTTAGTCTCGCTGAAATCTGGTCCTTATGGATATGGAAAGTCGAGGCGAGTTATGATTTTGAGTTAATCTCACTGGCCCCTGCACTTGAATTTAAacaaaagtctggcttgagttgaGCTCATTGGATAGATTTGGATTGAGAGCGAGCCATATAGGGATCAGTTCTCATATCTATGTATTGATATTACATATTGGGTGCGTGAGTAATTCCAAATTATCTTATTATGCGAATATTGAATGAATTATTTGTTATATGTGGTGGATGTGTACTTCATGGAAGTGTTGCACTAGATAGAAATTACatatataatcaatatctaaactcgatgagtcgaacgctcattccTTTTCAAATATTTTTCCTAGTTTGCAAGGAGAGCGAGTTTATTTTCAAGTCTCACCTGTATTTTCCTTCTCAAGTTATGGTGTTTCttagtttagtaatttttattgtgtctatttatttgtttatttatttatttatttatctatttgtctAATTACTAAAACTCCGCAGTGATATTAGTTTacgaatatattatattaattaataaaaaattaataatactaaATTGTTTGTATATGATTAATATCAGGATTGAGCTAGACTTTTCTAACTTTGATTTTCTTATAGTTATTGAAATAACTTGgcccaaataaatttataatattttatttttattttatttatatgttgAGTCTTCATTTTGGTCCTGATTATGAGTTTAGGAACAATAAAGCTTACTACGTGCCTTGGCCTAGATCGGCCTATAAAATTGGGTCGTGACAGAAGTAGCCACCATATTTAACCTGCTCAAGTTTTGACAACATTGATGCTTTAAAAACAAAATGGGGGAAATGCTGTGGATTATAAAGCCTTTAATGGAACTGAAACATGAGATGTTGGTTGAATGAATGGTAAAGTAAAGAGAAATTTCTCTTCAAACAGTTATTGATAAAATGCATTCTAGTGTATTTTTCACATGAATTTGTTAACTATATGCTACATGCATCATCCCGATGCAAAGTTTATCCCAACATAATCCCTGTGCAGTATTAAATACCCTTTCCCTGACTACTTTTGGGTCCAAACCGCCAGAGATCTACAGCGATATCCACCTcccttttcttatgaaatttgtaTAGTTGTGGTACATCAAACCGAAGCTGTCAGGAAAAAGCGAAgtcataagaaaaataaagcaaaatcataaattgattgaatcaaTAATGTTTTTTCTCCggccaaaaaataaataaacaaataaaacaaAACTGAATTTTGAAGTGGCTATGAAGCCAGCTTACATACCTCACATAGAACCTCAGCACTGCTAGCACCAAAGTCTCGCAAAGCTGCCCTTTTCACATGCTGCAATGAatatagaagaaaaaaaaattatccacCATCATTGTCACAAGAAAAATCCTTACAAATACTGCAAAGGTTTGTAGCTTCACACATGGAATATAAGTGTGAGAGAGACCAAAACAATGCCCTTGTATCCAACAGACAGACGAGAAAACCACTAATTAACATTTTAACACAAAGCAATGAACTCCAAAAGTCGAATAAAGTACTCAACAAGAAATTATAACATTCGGGTATTATATTTGACTTCCAGACAATGGGGAAAACTTTTTGACAAGAGGATAGTCTTTATATTATATTGTTCCTAATCATTTCATCAAGATAATGCTTAATATGCCAGTTCTACATCCCCAGAATGTCCTGTGTCCATGAATCCAACTGAGACACCTAAGAATACCATGGGGTTTGAGCCTCAAAGCAGGACAGTAAGTTCTGAAAGGCAACAGATAGAGATAGTGAAAAGTCCCACACATTCACGTAGGGAAAAAGAATGCATCACCAATATTTAGGTACAGTAAGATATGCTCCTTGCTCAATAATGCGCCACTATGCCATAGCATGAGATGAACTAATTCTACTACACATTCCCAATGTACAAAAAGGCCAGGCAAAGTCATAAATGCTTGCAAACAGGAAATATTAAGCAACTACAATATTGATTTACTgtcattaatttaaaatataaatgcaCAGTGCATTCCAAATCAAGCTAATTGCAAGTAACAATAAAAAATTCAACTTCAAATGCTAGGATCATGAAAGAAAACTTACATCTCTTGTTGAGGTCTTGTGCAAAGAATAAACTGCCTGAGAAGCAACCTGACTCCAAAAACAAGTTGGGACATGTAACAATTGGATAAAATGAACGCACATTTTTgcatttgaaaataaataaagatCCATCTCCGTATTTACCTTTAAAGCCACAGAAAGAAAATCCATATCAGCACCTTTTTTCCGGGTTCCAAATGGAGGATTCATCACAACAGTATCAACAATGTGACCTAAATGTGAGATTGAATGAGATGAAGACATGAATTCAAAGGCAAATGGCTTGTGAACAAATGTAATACTAACAAATTAATTCAGAACTTTTTTACTTTCTTTTACCATCCAACAGATAAACTAAACATCAAATATGGTGAataaaacatttaaaaaaaaaatttgttaccTCTCCATCCTAAGTTCCTGACGTCACATTGAAGAAAATTTATGTCCAGCTGCAGATTTAATTATTTAACAAGTCAAAGATAGATCAATTAACCATCAATAATGCAGCATTAGACTAAGAATGCATCACAAATCATGAAATCAATAGCACTTCAGAACCAAATCTGATATCTTCACATACACACAAGCAAAGTGATCTTTTTCTCTGCAAGAAACCTAATCCATAAAAATAACATTGCATATTAACACGACACAATCCGTAATCATAATCTATCAAAACAACAATCGATGAGTTTAAGTACCTCAAGTTCCTCTGCATTTAGTGATGCTCTCTCAATAGATTCAGAATCGATATCAATGCCAATCACCTGTCTGTTGCAACATCAGTAGACATAACAAGAAACAAAAGGGAGACCATTGAGATTGATGTTCCAAAAACAACTCAACTTACAGATGGAACTCAGAAATAATTCTATATGAAGTCAACTGACCAAAAGCATCACAAAATTAAACAACTACACTTATAGTTAAAAATGTAGAAACAAAAACAGGGGAGAATCAAGATGCAACTCACTCTGCGCCCAGAAGAGCAGCTGCAGCACCCAGAGTGGCACAGCCGCAGCCAAAATCCGCCACTACCTTGTTGCTCACATCACCAAATGAATTCTCTGCCTGCACATTTACAAATCAGAATACCCGCAAAAAGCTTACTCGTTTTAAATAAATTACCCAATATGCTCATATTGAAGATTCCACAGAAAATGAGAATACCCAGAAGAGAATacaaatgaatgagtaaaaggtgATTAAAGAAAAGAAGAATGAAAAACAGATAACGCTAGTGAAAGGGAAGAAAGTGATACAGTGTAGAGCATGCGAGAAGCAATGTGGGATCCAGTTGGGTACTGCTCTAGCTCTATCTGCAAGTGAACAAAATCAATTAGTAAGTGATGTGATTCAATTGAAGAAGTATCatcttagagagagagagagacctttGGGTTGGAGAACTGCTGAAGATCACCTAAAAGGCTTTCTAATTGCTTCAGTTTCATATTTCTTTCTTAATTTCTCTTCTATTTTGCTTTTCAGAGTCTGAagggaagagaagagaagagattCAAAGTGCTGGAATTAGCTTTTTCTTCTTCAGAACCCTAATCGAAAAGGTCTGGGAATGAATATGGCGGATATACtggaatttcattttttattttttattttttctccaATCATAATCCCTAGGTCCATTGGGCTCCCCTTTCTTAAGGAATCATTGTACCATGTAGGgcctcttttctcttttttttttaattattttttcatttatcataaaaaataagaaaagatataaaaaaatatatatttaactgTTATTTTTACAATTATTCataactaaccattattaatatatttaaaaatttttattttttaattttaatatattatttatttatttataataatataattaatttttatcattataaataaatattttttaaataattatttaattttaattttaaaaatataacttttgtgataaaaaaattcatttttgtcattgaaaaataattggaaatcaaAACTTTGTTATTAAAAACagtaaaaaataataatgattttttaaatcttagttaaattttgaaattttgaataattttaaTCCATGGCTAGGATtgcttctttattttttatttttttactttttttcctGCTcactttatttatatttttccctctctttttatttcatttaaaattttttcagTACTGGAAGGTCCATAATTGCAAATGAAGTTTAGTACAAATGAAAAAGTACTAAAATGGATAGAAAGCATTTAAGCCTTTCCTTCTTACTGTAGGAATCTTTAGGACACAAATTGCACTAACGTAGAAACCAGTAATAAAGCAATTCCCACCGGGCATTTATCATCAAATTAGCACTAGCCACTGGGTGCTAGATAAGTTGAAGCCTAAAAAGCTAGCTAGTGGTTATTGATTAGATCTGACCCCCCGTTTAGACAAGAAAAGCATTTGTCCTCATGGGAACATGTCCCTCCACAAAGTTGCAATCAATCACCCCTCATCTCACCAGCTACACATCCATCAACAATCCCCCACCTCGCCGCGCCCCTCCCCCGCCCTCATCAACCCCCTCATTCCTCATCTCACCAGCTACAcatccctctccctctccctctccctccccCACAATCATTTCAAAGATTTAACTCATAGTTTTCTAGAGCTAATCTATCACAGTATGTACAGTGAAACTCACATATCGGCCACATAAATATGGGACATATCCAATGGTTGAGTAACTAGAGCACGTTGAACAAGTAACAAGAcatttattttcaaaaataaagaagcaaagaaagaagaagaagatgcttaACATGCATTAACATCAAATGGTTCAGTTAAGTTTAGCAATGAAATCATCAACAGCCAGGTTGATTCTAGCGCAGGGAAAGAGCAAACAAACCATATTTACACAACATCGTAGCCTTGATCATCCACAAATAAGATTACACAAACATTTAAAACCTCAGTGTTCGCAACATTTTTTATCTTGTCTACTAGAGAGTTTCTTAGTAAAATTTCTTAGTACAACAATTCCTAGTGCAATATCTAGAAACAAACGAAAATAAGACACAGCGGACCCAATTTTGAGCCCCATCAGAAGCTTTCAACAATCAAATAGCAGAAGGATCTATCATTATTTGCCCAGAGAGAGGATTTGATCCATTGGTAGCAACAATAACTTACTAGTTACGACTTTTACACTTCTCCATGGCTCTTGGGGCTGCAAAAAATAGATGTGGAAACATCCAATGGTAAGGTTTAACCAAATACTGATTATCAGGAGGAGGATTCAATTGCACAAGGAAAAGATGAAGGAAAATGCATCATTAATTCCAAATAATGGAAATTTTAGTTTGAACAATGATTGAGATGAAAACTTCAAATGGTAGAAATATTTATAAGCATACAGCCAATTGGCACTATAATTACCAAAGAAGGGGAGGCGCATGGCCTAGATGGCATTGAATTAGGATATGAAGACTAGTTGTGAAAATAGAAATCAGTCTACTGCATTTTCTGTTTAACTAAACTTACCTAGGCCAATTGCCTCGGAACTGTTCATTATCCTCAGCCTCCGACAAGAGTCGGTGAACATCCTGCAGCAACAAAAATTAGTATAATCATGAAGAAAAAGCACTGCTAAGGTGTTGTAGCATAATGGACTATAACCAATTCATTATTCAGCATAGCATGTTAAGGTGTTGTAGTTAAAAAATGCAAGCCAGACATATTGATGTTGCACTCTGTCAGCTTAGTGCAGAGAAGCTCCATTCCCAAACCGGGGAAGGAAATATAGTTGTGGTAACAGACAGGAGGGAAGGGGCAGGGTGGTATGGAAAGAGGACCATTCTTTTCCGATGATGCATTACATCTAAGTATTGATATGATCACCAATACAAATTTGTTATGCAAAAAATTGCCTTTTagtcaaaatttgaagaaatttacaTAATGACCATTAAATTGATTTAGGGAGAACTAAAGAATCCAATTAAAAAAGAGAATTGATGTCTGTCAGACCACGCCAATGAAAATCTCAAGCTCAACTTTCTGAAGTAATTGAAAATAAAGAGTCGCATGCTAACAAGCTTGGTATGAAATTCAGATTAATAATCACAATTAACGGAGTAGCTGACTCTATTTACTAAAGCTATTGACACACAATGTTCCTGTAATCGCTTGTTGGCCCATTAATCATTGcttcaaataaaataatttatccaACCTAGATGCACCACTAGGCATATATCAGAGATCTGCAATAATTATGAGTTGGAAATTGGACATACTTCCAAGGAACATCACCAACAAGCATCCAATCACCATCTTTGTCTTCATATGTGAGAACATATTCAGAACCATGCAAGAGATCCATCAATCGACTTTCACTCAGTCCATCTCGGCTGGGGACTCCATGAGAACCACACTGACCTGAACCAATTATTTATAAACAGAAATTAACTTCCTTCAAATAGTACATGCTGCTTACTTTTCCATAGTGAGATAGTAAAAGGCGCTaggaggtatatatatatatatatatatatatcatctcTTTGCATGGCTAAAAACAATAGAAGAATTGCCAGTTGCATTGATCAAAGAAACTTAATTTCCTACATACACTTCTTCATGCTCAGTATTACTGTTATGATTGTTATCTTATTGTCATTATTAATTACAAGAAAACAGGACATCTCGATGAATTGAATCACTCCATAGCTTTTCACATAATAATTTGGATGGATCAATATTGCTTTCCAATGGCTTTATATTAGGTCATTACCATATTAGCTTTTGAACAATTCAAAATCAACATTCTTTGCATATTTCAAAAATGAAATATTCGTAATATGCTGTCAGTTAGCACACCTATActtttatatataaaaagaaaaaagaaagttaaTTGTTAAACTCATTGCATCTCTTCCCACTCTCAAATGCAAAAGGGTGCTTAACCCTATTTGAACAAAGGACAAAAGATTCTTCTTACATCATTATCAAAAGTAAAGCCTCATGAAAACAATTTGTATCACGGAACTTGTTGACTTAGTGAGAACACAAGTGTGGAGAGCAAGGAGAtagacataaaagccatgagatCTGTTATAAAGAGAGTTTACCAATTGTAAAGCAGCTGAACATCTTTTCCAATGCTGAAGAGAGTTCTGTATAGCTGCCATAGGTCTTGAGATCAACCTTTCTCAAATAAGGAGCACCATCCATACTGACCTTAATATAAAGACATCCAGACCCCAACTTGGCTTCTGCATCATCGTCATTCTTTGGAGGATGAGAAGCCATTGTATTTTTTCGGAAGGAACGAATTGGTGGCCATCCCACAACTTGTGCCCTGTCACAAACAAACACAACAAACCAGTTTTTTCTTTTTGGATCTCTTTAGGAAGAAACAAACTTAGAGAACTCTTAAGTAATGCAGTTATAATTTCTATTACGAAGTAGATTTCCTCTATGAAAGGCCAGACTATAGAATATAGAACAACAAGACCTATTGGCTTGAAAGATAATCAAAAGTATGTCCAAAACCTTGTTCCATCATCTCAATTCTAAAATACATATAAAGGCAGGCATACAAATCATATGGAACCTTGATCACACACTACATCTCATCTAGTGCATGAAGAGATAGAGAAAACAAACTTAAGAAAGGTCAACCAGACAATTATCAACCCTGCCCAAAGCATGAAATATGGAAAAGATGAAACCCAACAATAATTCTCCTAACTCTTTATTGATAAAATACAAATGACATTTTATATTAACTCCATCTCCTTTTGTGTGTGTATGTGGGTGAATCAATAGTTCCTAAAGTATTTTCATTATTTAAGCATGTGCAAACAAAAATTCCAGCTATTTTTGCCTAATTAAACTTGCAGCACTTTCCTAaaacaaaaatattttttaattattactaaTGTTCTCTAAATAGAAAGAAAAACAACAAAATACAACTAAAATTCTCATTCCTCTTCTTTTTCAAATCATGCAGAGACCAAAGCAAACCCAAAAGCCACTGAAACTGATACACGAGACAGAGTAACGCATGAAAGCAACAAATAAAGCCTTCAGACAGGTAGCAAGAGAAAACATGTAAAAACAAAACCCTTCCTCAAAACAAAAGAGAAGAAGAGAGCGAGTTACTTCGAAGCAGGAGCAACTCCATGGCCATTAACTGCAGGAACTTGATTCTTCTTCTCCTGCGCGACCGGTTTCGGTGACTGGGGCAACCCGTCTATGTTAACCGTAACCGAATCCGACCCAGTAATCACTTTGCCAGCATTAGCAGCTATGGGAGAAAAATCAGGCTCAGATCCAGCACTGCCTGAGAAAACCCAGTTGACAGAGCCACCGTGAATGGCAACAGAAAAGCCCCTTTTGGCACCTGACACGAAGCTCTTATTATTATTGTTGCAGCTGTTGCTGTTGTTGCTGTTGTTAGGTGCACCAATACTAAGTTGCGAGTTCCCATTCCCTCTGTCCGGTGACTCAGACCCAGGTAACCCAAGTCTCAACTCGGTGGCTTTTAAGTTGAGACCAACACTAGTAAACTTGTTATCAGAGTTTTCCATTGGAGGAACCTCTGATGATAAGCCTATGTAGTCATGCTCTAAGGGCATagacatgaaaaataaaaaaccaTGAAAGTATTATCAAGAACCAATTAGAAGTAGAGTAACAAGAAGAGAACAGAGAAGAAAAAGCTCTTCCTTTTCCTTATGAATTGATGAAACAAGAGATATACAGAGTAAACTGAGAAATGGGGTTTGGTTAAATTACGATACAGAGAAGCTTCTGTGTCTTCGCTCTATATAATCCTCAGTTCATCACCACTGAGAAAGCAGCTCAATTTttttagaattattatttttaaaaaatagttttttttaattattatattatcattTTCTTGTGGGCGACCACCCCGACAGGTCACAGAAAGTCTCCCGGCAAACTTTCCGAAACTGCCCTGCCCCTTTTCAGAAAGCTAAAAGTGCGCCAATAATTCTAAAGTGCGCATGAGGAAAATGACGAAGTGTGTGCACGAATTGTTAAGATGCGCCAGAGAGGAGAATCGGAGAAAATGACGGAACGAGAGGGAAAGAGTTTGGCATATCCGAAAATTGTCTCGGATTTTGAAGCTTTTAAGGGTGGCAGATGAGAACAGAGGAGAAAATCGCTGGCACGATGCCAAGTGAAAGGGGAAAAAAGAAAATGATGAGAGATTTTTTTGGACGATATGTTGTTTGGATGCTGAGAAAACGAAAAATAGAGAAATTAGAGAAAGCTGACAGGAGACGCTTGCTAGAAAAAGAACTGCAATTTTGAacgagaaaaagaaaaataataataataataaaataagatatttttattaatttttaattttaatttttagggaTGAAAGGGAACAGACCCTGTGTTGTGTATATTTGTTTTTTGTACGTTTCATGTTGTGTTGTTGTTTGGGCTTTGGACTCTTGTGGGATTTTCCCGGAAAATGTGTTTGGATTCTTTCCCTCctcttttttaattttagtttaatgctGCGTTCGTTAATGctaccatttcttttttttttaaaaaaa belongs to Hevea brasiliensis isolate MT/VB/25A 57/8 chromosome 4, ASM3005281v1, whole genome shotgun sequence and includes:
- the LOC110638965 gene encoding uncharacterized protein LOC110638965 gives rise to the protein MKLKQLESLLGDLQQFSNPKIELEQYPTGSHIASRMLYTAENSFGDVSNKVVADFGCGCATLGAAAALLGAEQVIGIDIDSESIERASLNAEELELDINFLQCDVRNLGWRGHIVDTVVMNPPFGTRKKGADMDFLSVALKVASQAVYSLHKTSTRDHVKRAALRDFGASSAEVLCELRFDVPQLYKFHKKREVDIAVDLWRFGPKSSQGKGI
- the LOC110638990 gene encoding auxin-responsive protein IAA27, whose amino-acid sequence is MSMPLEHDYIGLSSEVPPMENSDNKFTSVGLNLKATELRLGLPGSESPDRGNGNSQLSIGAPNNSNNSNSCNNNNKSFVSGAKRGFSVAIHGGSVNWVFSGSAGSEPDFSPIAANAGKVITGSDSVTVNIDGLPQSPKPVAQEKKNQVPAVNGHGVAPASKAQVVGWPPIRSFRKNTMASHPPKNDDDAEAKLGSGCLYIKVSMDGAPYLRKVDLKTYGSYTELSSALEKMFSCFTIGQCGSHGVPSRDGLSESRLMDLLHGSEYVLTYEDKDGDWMLVGDVPWKMFTDSCRRLRIMNSSEAIGLAPRAMEKCKSRN